In one Natronosalvus amylolyticus genomic region, the following are encoded:
- a CDS encoding RNA-guided endonuclease InsQ/TnpB family protein, protein MKRANRFNVRPRSGKEREVFVRWLDASASLWNETNYARRQALLEDDESIWDADTGKLEGKYKGVLSSSVAQQIIRKNSEAWRSFFSSNEKYHAGKLDEKPSPPGYWGNEDDGRVLRTYVRNDQYTIQFGKYSRLEVPIGSELKNELGLNRNQRLRVEVAGEPKWRGEQGRLELVYDETADTFRAYQPVTVDSSRLDSPLASEEAALDVGANNLVACTTTTGSQYLYEGRELFERFRETTEQIAYYQSLLEDQRKSSKRIDRLYRKRTNRRKHAQNTLVRDLVERLYDEGVSTLYVGDIKGVLSTHWSPVINSKTHNFWAYRRFINRLEDVCEEHGIRVEEESEAWTSQECPDCGEREGTIRHEDSLACPCGFEGHADLVASESFLRQQNNTVGSMARPVYLKWNKHSWREHHSPPSIAVEATANEAYTDQSTASSGNIALGDSDD, encoded by the coding sequence ATGAAGCGAGCCAACCGCTTCAACGTTCGCCCTCGCTCGGGGAAAGAGCGTGAGGTGTTCGTTCGCTGGTTGGACGCTTCTGCGAGTCTCTGGAACGAGACCAACTACGCTCGCCGCCAAGCCCTTCTTGAAGACGACGAAAGCATCTGGGACGCCGACACCGGCAAACTCGAAGGCAAATACAAGGGTGTTCTCAGCAGTTCGGTCGCCCAGCAGATCATCCGCAAGAACTCCGAAGCGTGGCGGTCGTTCTTCTCCAGCAACGAGAAATACCACGCCGGCAAACTCGACGAGAAGCCGTCTCCACCTGGATACTGGGGTAACGAAGACGATGGACGGGTACTCCGTACGTACGTTCGCAACGACCAGTACACCATCCAATTCGGGAAATATTCCCGGCTTGAAGTCCCGATCGGCTCCGAACTCAAAAACGAACTTGGGTTGAATCGGAACCAACGCCTTCGCGTTGAAGTTGCTGGTGAGCCGAAGTGGCGCGGCGAGCAAGGCCGACTCGAACTCGTGTACGACGAAACCGCAGATACGTTCAGGGCTTATCAACCAGTCACCGTCGACAGTTCTCGACTGGATTCACCACTGGCTTCGGAAGAAGCCGCTCTCGACGTGGGCGCGAACAATCTCGTCGCTTGCACGACGACAACCGGTTCTCAATACTTGTACGAAGGACGTGAGTTGTTCGAGCGGTTCCGCGAAACCACCGAACAAATCGCGTACTACCAGTCACTCCTCGAAGACCAGCGCAAATCCAGCAAGCGCATCGACCGCTTGTACCGTAAGCGCACGAATCGGCGCAAACACGCCCAAAACACCCTCGTCCGCGACCTCGTGGAACGTCTGTACGACGAGGGCGTGTCGACGCTGTACGTAGGCGACATCAAAGGCGTTCTCTCAACACATTGGTCGCCGGTTATAAACTCGAAGACGCACAACTTTTGGGCGTACCGCCGGTTCATCAATCGGCTCGAAGACGTGTGCGAAGAGCACGGTATCAGGGTCGAAGAGGAATCTGAAGCGTGGACGAGTCAGGAGTGTCCCGACTGTGGCGAGCGCGAAGGGACTATTCGCCACGAGGATTCGCTGGCGTGTCCGTGTGGGTTCGAGGGTCACGCCGACCTTGTCGCATCGGAATCGTTCCTGAGACAGCAGAACAACACAGTAGGGTCGATGGCACGGCCCGTGTACCTCAAGTGGAACAAACACAGTTGGCGGGAACATCATAGCCCGCCCTCCATCGCGGTGGAGGCAACGGCCAACGAGGCGTACACAGACCAAAGTACCGCATCGAGCGGAAATATCGCTCTCGGGGACTCAGACGACTGA
- a CDS encoding DUF7532 family protein produces MHFDQRTQRALRAVGLETDDLEQASALVVEAVQDDADALEAFFDRHDTVYSDMDMAHSSAEYPEHTVESLDLTTHGADMRGWLRFDTWGVYVENGRVLDAESEHVELTLGPSVNARVRFAADRETLR; encoded by the coding sequence ATGCACTTCGATCAGCGAACCCAGCGGGCACTTCGCGCGGTCGGCCTCGAGACCGACGATCTCGAGCAGGCGTCTGCGCTCGTCGTCGAGGCCGTTCAGGACGATGCCGACGCACTCGAGGCCTTCTTTGACCGCCACGACACGGTATATTCGGACATGGACATGGCACACTCGAGTGCCGAGTATCCCGAACACACGGTCGAATCCCTCGATTTGACGACTCACGGAGCGGACATGCGTGGCTGGCTCCGGTTCGATACGTGGGGTGTCTACGTCGAGAACGGCCGCGTGCTCGACGCCGAATCCGAACACGTTGAGCTGACGCTCGGGCCGTCGGTCAACGCGCGCGTCCGATTCGCCGCCGACCGGGAGACGCTCCGATGA
- a CDS encoding DUF402 domain-containing protein translates to MSRERTTDDIEGDVRARVRGIYTTAVTHRLQSAGIEVVQASEPIRERFENSFEHAPADVRIETTRDRQGLEISGDPEPVDAVAKLLESVAIDSFRWDDDVARGAVFDGTVADAGGGRGGTVDLGKNRRGYLPYDDVDGYVDDDDAYRLQVREPTPPWADDDPRVVPSVSVHNGLCSLSEARTGVSAAFSGARATELVGMTDLLSTEIPDGWGLRWERAAADADLEAMNRALEAAVDRVRDLEKALEDAPAEPSAPSTVATPQATTWLWFGRETRFALDDERRAVETTMPGHHRIKAGSRSASAAVDFAEAVSSDLGGEDPFPFAAVSRQFGPVEGDRLSLGHGKPDGRLITLGSGEVTEWDTDGSLTLERSMRGGGTYDALGVPKAEGDVAITKLREGRWWYPTTYKSADGTTKGTYVNVCTPVELFPDCARYIDLYVDVIRQTDGTVEIVDLDELEAAVADGLVSDALAEKARGVAEAVERALSK, encoded by the coding sequence ATGAGCAGGGAGCGCACAACCGACGATATCGAGGGTGACGTCCGCGCTCGCGTTCGGGGTATCTACACGACAGCCGTCACCCATCGACTGCAATCGGCAGGGATCGAGGTCGTGCAGGCCTCCGAACCGATTCGAGAGCGCTTCGAGAACTCGTTCGAGCACGCCCCCGCGGACGTACGCATCGAGACGACGCGGGACCGACAGGGCCTCGAGATCTCCGGCGATCCGGAACCGGTCGATGCCGTCGCCAAGTTGCTCGAGTCCGTTGCCATCGACTCCTTTCGGTGGGACGACGACGTTGCCCGCGGGGCCGTCTTCGACGGGACGGTGGCCGACGCCGGCGGCGGCCGCGGTGGGACGGTCGACCTCGGGAAGAACCGACGGGGGTACCTGCCCTACGACGACGTCGACGGCTACGTTGACGACGATGACGCGTATCGCCTGCAGGTGCGCGAGCCGACGCCGCCGTGGGCCGACGACGACCCGCGGGTCGTCCCCAGCGTCAGCGTTCACAACGGACTTTGCTCGCTCTCAGAAGCGCGAACCGGGGTCTCGGCCGCGTTCAGTGGGGCTCGAGCAACCGAACTGGTCGGGATGACGGATCTTCTTTCGACCGAGATTCCCGACGGCTGGGGGCTGCGCTGGGAGCGGGCGGCCGCCGACGCCGATCTCGAGGCGATGAATCGGGCGCTCGAGGCCGCCGTCGACCGGGTTCGGGACCTCGAAAAGGCGCTCGAGGACGCCCCGGCGGAACCCAGTGCCCCCAGCACGGTCGCCACCCCGCAGGCGACCACGTGGCTATGGTTCGGACGAGAGACCCGTTTCGCCCTCGACGACGAGCGCCGGGCCGTCGAGACGACGATGCCGGGCCACCATCGGATCAAAGCCGGCAGTCGGTCGGCGAGCGCCGCCGTCGACTTCGCCGAAGCGGTCTCGAGTGACCTCGGGGGCGAGGATCCGTTTCCGTTCGCCGCCGTCTCGAGACAGTTCGGCCCCGTCGAGGGCGACCGCCTCTCGCTGGGTCACGGCAAGCCCGACGGGCGACTCATCACGCTCGGGTCGGGTGAGGTGACCGAGTGGGATACCGACGGGAGTCTCACGCTCGAGCGCTCGATGCGCGGTGGCGGGACCTACGACGCCCTCGGTGTGCCCAAAGCGGAGGGCGACGTCGCCATCACGAAACTCCGGGAGGGCCGGTGGTGGTACCCGACGACGTACAAGTCGGCCGACGGGACGACGAAGGGAACCTACGTCAACGTCTGTACGCCCGTCGAACTGTTCCCCGATTGTGCCCGGTACATCGACCTCTACGTCGACGTGATTCGCCAGACCGACGGGACGGTCGAAATCGTTGACCTGGACGAACTCGAGGCCGCGGTTGCCGACGGCCTGGTTTCGGACGCGCTGGCGGAGAAGGCTCGAGGGGTGGCCGAGGCGGTCGAACGAGCCCTGTCGAAGTAA
- a CDS encoding DUF7533 family protein: protein MGILDTVKLAGVLVFAIPAALAGLEMLVVRGEVGYGIALLVLSVMLVVIQRRLKTPGDIPGLVLERVRGSGGHESETNDP from the coding sequence ATGGGGATACTGGACACGGTCAAGCTAGCCGGCGTACTCGTGTTTGCGATACCGGCGGCGCTCGCCGGCCTCGAGATGCTGGTCGTCCGCGGTGAAGTGGGCTACGGAATCGCGTTACTCGTGTTATCGGTCATGCTCGTCGTCATCCAACGCCGGCTAAAAACGCCCGGCGACATCCCCGGGCTGGTGCTCGAGCGTGTTCGTGGATCGGGTGGCCACGAGTCCGAAACGAACGATCCGTGA
- a CDS encoding TIGR00341 family protein — translation MRLVQILIPEGSKDSALTALDEQGIDYAVFEEVGRGDFEAMVQFPVPPSGVETILERLTDAGVRSDAYTIILPTETVVSERLSALIERFPGLRISREELHARAADLAPANSTFFAFLVLSTIIATTGLLLDSAATIIGAMVVAPLMGPAISASVGTILDDQAMASRGITLQVVGLLAAIVTAAIMGLVIQHTILIPPELDIRTIPQIAERTSPNFLSLFLALGSGLAGVISIIRGAGSALVGVAIAVALIPPAATSGLGIAFGLPEVAIAAAVLVVVNLLAINVSALVLFYLAGFKPLDPGTTEGVRSAVVSRVVVLVIAIVVLSVALGAVTLATYQTNAFKSEAQDELQQHFDEADIEGVELISVTTEYEPADILHGNEPQVNVLIAIPRHMEAPPDLAQQFDDHLTEQLDRDVVVRVGFLEAQISDDEPPDPSIEGTTSSGATQGDVLADHYGTTPQTGSLERHRWLPLSLQAVSGSSSSSFSSGARARR, via the coding sequence ATGCGATTGGTACAGATACTCATTCCGGAGGGATCAAAAGACAGTGCCCTCACTGCCCTCGATGAACAGGGAATCGACTATGCGGTTTTCGAGGAGGTCGGACGGGGAGACTTCGAGGCGATGGTCCAGTTCCCGGTTCCGCCGAGCGGCGTCGAAACGATTCTGGAGCGCTTGACCGATGCTGGTGTTCGGTCGGACGCCTATACAATTATACTCCCGACCGAGACGGTCGTCTCGGAGCGGTTGTCCGCCCTGATCGAACGATTCCCCGGATTACGTATCTCACGTGAGGAGTTACACGCCAGGGCAGCGGACCTCGCACCGGCCAACTCTACGTTCTTCGCGTTCTTGGTCCTGAGTACAATCATTGCGACGACAGGGTTGCTTCTCGATTCCGCGGCGACAATCATTGGCGCAATGGTCGTCGCACCGCTGATGGGACCTGCCATCTCGGCGAGTGTCGGGACGATACTGGACGACCAGGCCATGGCTTCCAGAGGGATCACGCTACAGGTCGTTGGTTTGTTGGCCGCGATCGTGACTGCCGCGATAATGGGATTGGTGATTCAGCACACGATTCTCATCCCACCAGAACTCGATATCCGAACGATTCCACAGATAGCCGAGCGAACGAGTCCAAACTTTCTGTCACTCTTTCTCGCCCTCGGATCGGGACTCGCCGGGGTGATCAGCATAATCCGAGGTGCGGGATCGGCACTCGTGGGCGTGGCTATCGCGGTTGCGCTCATTCCTCCGGCTGCAACGTCGGGGCTGGGTATCGCCTTCGGATTACCGGAGGTCGCTATTGCCGCCGCTGTTCTCGTCGTCGTCAACCTCCTCGCAATCAACGTCTCGGCGCTGGTCCTCTTCTATCTAGCCGGATTCAAGCCTCTCGATCCGGGGACAACCGAGGGAGTCCGATCGGCGGTTGTGTCCCGCGTTGTCGTCCTGGTTATCGCTATCGTCGTCCTCTCGGTAGCACTCGGTGCCGTCACCCTGGCAACGTACCAGACCAATGCGTTCAAAAGCGAGGCCCAGGACGAACTCCAGCAGCACTTCGATGAGGCGGACATCGAGGGCGTCGAACTCATCTCGGTGACCACCGAATACGAGCCAGCCGATATCCTCCACGGAAACGAGCCACAGGTCAACGTTCTCATCGCCATTCCACGTCATATGGAGGCCCCACCCGACCTTGCCCAACAATTCGACGACCACCTGACCGAACAACTGGACCGAGACGTGGTCGTTCGTGTCGGATTCCTCGAGGCCCAGATATCCGATGACGAGCCACCGGATCCGTCGATAGAAGGGACAACATCATCGGGCGCCACTCAGGGTGATGTTCTGGCTGATCACTACGGAACGACACCACAGACAGGCTCCCTCGAGCGCCATCGTTGGCTACCTCTCAGTCTTCAGGCCGTTTCGGGTTCTTCGAGTTCGTCTTTTTCATCCGGCGCGCGAGCGAGGCGATAG
- a CDS encoding ABC transporter ATP-binding protein, translated as MSTTEDETPFDAYRDEVDRPLWRLFSTYGPGRLHWFTIGMAANFIAQMSSLLPPLILGAAIDALFAGDGPYSLPVVPDAWLPAGEMAQFWFSVSTIAGAFIAVGLFTWIYGVSANLFAHDVMHTVRVDCFTKMQNLDMTFFDDKQTGEVMAVLNDDTRNLEMFLDNALVNSLRLLVMVGGITVLLFLINWQLAFVTLVAVPAMFLFTYWFMRVVEPRYVRQRSAVAWLNTRLENSLSGVGLTKTTSSEDYEVGRVRKASKRLFDDTMAVLKLSYLYRPGMELLAGVAFAATFLVGGLWIVNGAGPGPMTGTLQVGEFVTFLFLTQFIVAPLAEVSNIVDQYQNAKASSERVFGLMDIPVYVSEPEDPDPLADVAGHVEYDDVTFSYATDEARAVGDELEGDEEIVVEDVSFSADPGETVALVGATGAGKSTLLKLLLRLYDVDEGAIRVDGHDVRDVRLDDLRSAVGYVSQETFLFDGSIADNIRYGNFDASDAAVEEAARAAQAHEFIENLDEGYETRVGERGIKLSGGQRQRVALARTVLQDPEVLILDEATSAVDTKTELMIQRSIDRLTEDRTTLAIAHRLSTIRDADTILVLEDGRVVERGDHESLLAADGRYATLWEAQAGNLDQALETLADGGRE; from the coding sequence GTGAGTACCACGGAAGACGAGACACCGTTCGACGCCTACCGCGACGAGGTCGATAGACCGCTTTGGCGACTGTTTTCGACCTACGGACCCGGTCGCTTGCACTGGTTTACCATCGGCATGGCCGCGAACTTCATCGCCCAGATGTCCTCGTTGTTACCGCCGCTAATTTTGGGGGCAGCTATCGACGCTCTCTTCGCCGGCGATGGGCCCTATTCCCTGCCGGTCGTTCCCGACGCGTGGCTACCGGCGGGTGAGATGGCCCAGTTCTGGTTTTCGGTGAGCACGATAGCGGGCGCGTTCATCGCTGTCGGCCTCTTTACCTGGATTTACGGCGTGTCTGCAAACCTGTTCGCCCACGACGTGATGCACACCGTCCGGGTCGACTGCTTTACCAAAATGCAGAACCTGGATATGACGTTTTTCGACGACAAACAGACGGGTGAGGTCATGGCCGTCCTCAACGACGACACTCGAAACCTCGAGATGTTCCTCGATAACGCCCTCGTGAACTCGTTGCGACTGCTGGTGATGGTCGGCGGTATTACAGTTCTCCTCTTTCTGATCAACTGGCAACTCGCGTTCGTCACGCTCGTCGCGGTCCCGGCCATGTTCCTCTTCACCTACTGGTTCATGCGTGTCGTCGAACCGCGGTACGTCCGCCAACGCTCTGCCGTCGCGTGGCTCAACACTCGCCTCGAGAACAGCCTTTCGGGCGTCGGGCTGACGAAGACGACGAGTAGCGAGGACTACGAGGTCGGTCGCGTTCGGAAAGCGTCGAAACGACTGTTCGACGATACGATGGCCGTCCTCAAACTCTCGTATCTCTACCGGCCCGGAATGGAACTGCTCGCCGGCGTCGCCTTCGCCGCGACGTTCCTCGTGGGCGGCCTCTGGATCGTCAACGGCGCGGGCCCGGGTCCGATGACGGGAACGTTGCAGGTCGGCGAGTTCGTCACCTTCCTCTTTTTAACCCAGTTCATCGTCGCCCCGCTTGCGGAGGTTTCGAACATCGTCGACCAGTACCAGAACGCCAAGGCTTCGAGCGAACGGGTATTTGGGCTGATGGACATTCCCGTTTACGTTTCCGAACCCGAAGATCCCGACCCGCTAGCGGACGTGGCGGGCCACGTCGAGTACGACGACGTCACGTTTAGCTACGCGACCGACGAGGCTCGTGCGGTTGGCGACGAACTCGAGGGCGACGAGGAAATCGTCGTCGAAGACGTCTCTTTCAGCGCCGACCCGGGCGAGACGGTCGCGCTCGTCGGGGCAACGGGGGCCGGGAAGTCGACGCTGCTCAAACTCCTGTTGCGCCTGTACGACGTGGACGAGGGTGCGATTCGAGTCGATGGCCACGACGTACGTGACGTGCGGTTGGACGACCTTCGTTCTGCGGTCGGGTACGTCAGTCAGGAGACGTTCCTCTTCGACGGGTCGATTGCGGACAACATCCGGTATGGAAACTTCGACGCGAGCGACGCGGCCGTCGAAGAAGCCGCGAGGGCTGCCCAGGCCCACGAGTTCATCGAGAACCTGGACGAGGGATACGAGACGCGAGTCGGCGAACGTGGAATCAAACTCTCGGGTGGACAGCGCCAGCGGGTCGCCCTCGCTCGGACCGTCCTGCAGGATCCCGAAGTCCTGATCCTCGACGAAGCGACCAGCGCCGTCGATACGAAGACCGAACTCATGATCCAGCGCTCGATCGACCGGCTCACCGAAGACCGAACGACCCTCGCCATCGCTCATCGACTGTCGACGATTCGCGATGCCGACACCATCCTGGTCCTCGAGGACGGCCGCGTGGTCGAACGCGGTGATCACGAATCGTTGCTCGCGGCTGACGGCCGATACGCCACCCTCTGGGAAGCCCAGGCGGGGAATCTGGATCAGGCGCTCGAGACGCTGGCCGACGGTGGTCGTGAGTAA
- a CDS encoding PrsW family intramembrane metalloprotease: MGRRRDPIERAADSSADLQEVSTWEPRTRLDRFAAWLYAAISYGLHAIVIAVALLITISLLVSPTVLVLDQPLVGMFFALSVVPAGLLAAYIWYTDITTNEPLGLLVGTFVLAVLFATFAAVTNTVAGAFLHPIPVIGTVLFFYLIVGPVEETVKLLAVRVLAYRSDSFNAVIDGAVYGAIAGLGFAAIENALYITQTIDTASTDASLFAAATGITTSRALAGPGHVIYSAIAGYYLGLAKFNPDNAGPLVIKGLLIAAFVHGTYNTTVQIVPSLLAARWALGSTGSVIVYIIAFDLVIAYYLYRKISRYRRTYRAVRKDIHGRYPSELTEFEPPQRSRAENTRDERS, from the coding sequence ATGGGACGGCGTCGTGATCCAATCGAGCGGGCCGCCGACTCCTCGGCAGACCTACAGGAAGTGTCGACCTGGGAGCCACGGACGCGTCTGGACCGGTTTGCCGCGTGGCTGTATGCGGCGATCAGCTACGGCCTTCACGCTATCGTTATCGCCGTCGCCTTGCTGATTACGATTTCGTTGCTCGTCTCACCCACGGTGTTGGTACTCGATCAACCGCTTGTGGGAATGTTCTTTGCGCTCTCTGTCGTCCCAGCAGGGTTGCTCGCGGCGTATATCTGGTATACTGACATCACGACGAACGAGCCGCTGGGCCTGCTCGTCGGAACCTTCGTCCTCGCCGTGCTGTTTGCGACGTTCGCTGCGGTCACGAACACCGTCGCTGGCGCGTTTTTACACCCGATTCCCGTCATCGGGACCGTCCTCTTTTTTTACTTGATCGTCGGTCCCGTCGAGGAAACGGTCAAACTACTTGCTGTCCGCGTACTGGCCTACCGGAGCGACAGTTTCAACGCCGTAATCGATGGTGCAGTGTACGGCGCAATCGCCGGCCTCGGCTTCGCCGCTATCGAGAACGCGCTGTATATCACACAGACGATCGACACCGCCAGCACGGATGCCAGCCTCTTCGCTGCTGCTACAGGCATTACAACGAGCCGAGCACTCGCCGGACCCGGCCACGTCATCTATTCCGCCATCGCCGGCTACTACCTCGGCCTCGCAAAGTTCAATCCCGACAATGCCGGCCCGCTCGTAATCAAAGGCCTGCTGATCGCCGCGTTCGTCCACGGAACCTACAACACGACCGTCCAGATCGTCCCGTCGCTGCTCGCCGCCAGGTGGGCACTCGGCTCGACCGGCTCCGTCATCGTCTACATCATCGCCTTCGACCTCGTCATCGCCTACTACCTGTACCGGAAGATCAGCCGCTACCGACGGACCTACCGCGCCGTCAGGAAGGATATCCACGGCCGGTACCCGAGCGAACTAACGGAGTTCGAACCACCACAGCGCTCCCGGGCCGAGAACACTCGAGACGAACGCTCCTGA
- a CDS encoding riboflavin synthase, whose amino-acid sequence MFTGIVEETGEIVERTATEDGLRLRIGADTVATDLAHGQSISVSGACLTVERFDSGAWFEVFLASETVERTYLGDLTVGDAVNLERAMAADGRFDGHVVQGHVDAVATVSEIESVGDDWFFEFELPAGYDRYVVEKGSITLDGISLTIAELTDDGRVTVAIIPTTYDLTTLADKSVGDPVHLEVDVIAKYVEGLLEAHVDALA is encoded by the coding sequence ATGTTTACCGGTATCGTCGAGGAGACGGGCGAAATCGTCGAGCGGACGGCGACTGAGGACGGCCTTCGGCTACGAATCGGGGCCGATACGGTTGCGACCGACCTCGCCCACGGTCAGTCGATCAGTGTCAGTGGCGCCTGCCTGACTGTCGAACGCTTCGATTCGGGCGCGTGGTTCGAGGTATTCCTGGCCAGTGAAACCGTCGAGCGAACCTACCTCGGCGATCTCACGGTCGGGGATGCGGTCAACCTCGAGCGTGCGATGGCCGCCGACGGGCGGTTCGACGGTCACGTCGTGCAGGGACACGTCGACGCGGTGGCGACGGTGAGCGAGATCGAATCGGTCGGTGACGACTGGTTTTTCGAGTTCGAACTGCCCGCAGGGTACGATCGTTACGTCGTCGAAAAGGGTTCGATCACTCTCGATGGGATCAGCCTCACCATCGCCGAACTGACCGATGACGGGCGAGTAACCGTCGCTATCATCCCTACGACCTACGATCTGACGACGCTTGCCGACAAGTCGGTCGGCGACCCGGTCCACCTCGAGGTCGACGTCATCGCGAAATACGTCGAAGGCTTGCTCGAGGCTCACGTCGACGCCCTCGCGTAG
- a CDS encoding plastocyanin/azurin family copper-binding protein, producing MARTKSATRRRFIALSGGLGVATLAGCLAPAAEDDAAGATDSGASDEGDEVHEVLVGPDDEFVFTPGTAEPLEVEPGDTVRWLWESDTHNVVPTEIPAGSTWAGQQEIEDEGFEYEFTFEVEGHYHYVCEPHESSGMVADLLVGDVADDELAEEDGDGDADADGDEDTDGDADADDETGDDEAEAEFYTFDDPVDATGKDIVEIETRAGEGGTNEPNFLFEPHHVRVDVGATIRWTNTDGVFHTVTSTDDIDTRRGGGETFDSTISSEGDTFEWEAADAGEQPYYCSPHAGFMYGLLEIE from the coding sequence ATGGCCCGGACGAAATCGGCGACGCGTCGCCGGTTCATCGCGCTATCGGGTGGGCTCGGCGTCGCCACCCTCGCGGGTTGTCTCGCACCGGCAGCCGAAGATGACGCTGCTGGGGCTACCGACAGCGGAGCCTCTGACGAGGGCGACGAGGTCCACGAGGTGCTCGTTGGGCCCGACGACGAGTTCGTCTTCACCCCCGGAACGGCCGAACCACTCGAGGTCGAACCCGGCGACACCGTTCGCTGGCTCTGGGAATCGGATACCCACAACGTCGTCCCGACCGAAATCCCGGCTGGCTCGACCTGGGCCGGCCAGCAGGAAATCGAAGACGAAGGATTCGAGTACGAGTTCACGTTCGAGGTCGAGGGTCACTACCACTACGTCTGCGAACCGCACGAGAGCAGTGGAATGGTCGCCGATCTCCTCGTCGGCGACGTTGCCGACGACGAACTGGCAGAAGAGGATGGTGATGGTGATGCTGATGCTGACGGTGACGAGGATACCGACGGTGATGCCGATGCTGACGACGAAACCGGTGATGACGAGGCGGAAGCCGAGTTTTACACCTTCGATGACCCGGTCGACGCAACCGGGAAGGACATCGTCGAAATCGAGACTCGAGCCGGCGAGGGCGGCACCAACGAACCGAACTTCCTGTTCGAGCCACACCACGTCCGCGTCGACGTCGGTGCGACGATTCGGTGGACCAACACCGACGGCGTCTTCCACACCGTCACCTCGACGGACGATATCGACACCCGCCGTGGCGGCGGGGAGACGTTCGATTCGACCATCTCGAGCGAAGGCGATACGTTCGAGTGGGAGGCAGCGGACGCCGGCGAACAGCCCTACTACTGCTCACCGCACGCTGGCTTCATGTACGGGCTGCTCGAGATCGAGTAG